Proteins co-encoded in one Astyanax mexicanus isolate ESR-SI-001 chromosome 1, AstMex3_surface, whole genome shotgun sequence genomic window:
- the ankef1a gene encoding ankyrin repeat and EF-hand domain-containing protein 1a isoform X4 — translation MTSKVADGRLEELQIYRLLQYVQESNKGQIERLVNMGVDDLINLTEPLEGKGVLYLASVANDTDMVEFLIGQGARPDVQDKRGRTPVMLAAELGHDGVVSLLAKKNADMKLVDVEGKGVLFYCVFPTKRHMRCLQAALNSMADVNNVSQAGVPLLMQACENALECEGMCLSLLERGADPNATNQVTGCTALMEAVKAGAVGLVRAILKRGANVNASDTKNFQAVHFAAELGYFEIIRVLSAYAADMGGITAEGNTALHYAAHGGFANCCRFLAQRGCNPKLKNLEGLLPRQIAKDLGHKASLKELKRAERLHGKFSKGSGGTNEPWALTLHDWSHEHEADLRKAFDSASDGIVGIEVVSRQTFVSVLRGLKAPVEDEHIQRILIAHDRRREGLINIIDFLKGFRYLPKSFVMASYEPRKKKRAAKGGKTKKIKLNLPLPICAVPPELLYRRDDGGPPHFMIENYHLITDPNRFDRDHPPGHPVEDDSAWYVDDPGKVYVNISYCVKTGDIASLKLAFSQKVPGDVKDQYYKTPLMTACGSGNYEVAKFLLDRGADVNARDQFSWTPLHHACHAGQLDIIELLVEAGAAVDAPALSGATPLMRAIESCRPCCVDYLLKAGATVTVENKTEQNCLDIARAYADQRIVELIQAKMNSLYKARDKKDKAAKPQTRPRPLTSMSSKEKTFQCSLTPS, via the exons ATGACAAGCAAGGTGGCAGACGGCCGGCTGGAGGAGTTGCAGATCTACAGACTACTTCAATATGTTCAGGAAAGCAACAAGGGCCAGATAGAGAGACTGGTCAATATGGGTGTTGATGACCTCATCAATCTCACAGAGCCACTTGAGGGCAAGGGTGTCCTGTACTTGGCCTCCGTGGCCAACGACACTGATATGGTGGAGTTCCTCATAGGTCAGGGTGCCCGCCCTGATGTCCAGGACAAGCGAGGGCGAACACCAGTGATGTTGGCAGCAGAGCTCGGCCATGATGGTGTGGTTTCTCTTCTGGCCAAGAAGAATGCAGATATGAAGTTGGTAGATGTTGAAGGGAAAG GTGTACTCTTCTACTGCGTCTTTCCCACCAAGAGACACATGCGCTGCCTGCAGGCGGCGCTGAACAGCATGGCGGACGTAAACAATGTGTCTCAGGCGGGTGTGCCACTCCTCATGCAGGCCTGCGAGAATGCTCTGGAGTGTGAGGGCATGTGCCTCAGCCTACTGGAGAGGGGGGCTGACCCCAACGCCACCAATCAG GTGACAGGTTGCACTGCTCTGATGGAAGCGGTGAAGGCAGGAGCAGTAGGGCTGGTGAGAGCTATACTCAAACGAGGGGCGAACGTTAACGCATCAGACACAAAGAACTTCCAGGCAGTTCACTTTGCAGCTGAATTGGGCTACTTTGAA ATCATCCGGGTGCTGTCTGCGTACGCAGCAGACATGGGAGGAATAACAGCAGAAGGGAACACGGCACTGCACTATGCTGCCCATGGTGGCTTTGCAAACTGCTGCAGATTTTTGGCTCAGAGAG GATGCAACCCCAAACTAAAAAACTTAGAGGGTCTCTTGCCTCGTCAAATTGCTAAGGACTTGGGTCACAAGGCTTCATTGAAAGAGCTGAAAAGGGCGGAGCGATTGCATGGGAAGTTTTCAAAAGGCTCAGGTGGCACTAACGAACCATGGGCACTGACTCTCCATGACTGGTCTCATGAGCATGAAGCTGATCTCCGGAAAGCCTTCGATTCTGCTTCAGATGGAATTGTAGGCATAGAGGTGGTCTCCAGGCAGACGTTTGTCTCTGTTCTCAGAGGGCTCAAAGCACCAGTAGAGGATGAACATATCCAGAGAATCCTGATTGCTCACGACAGGCGAAGAGAAGGCCTGATTAACATCATTGACTTTCTCAAAGGTTTCAGATACCTGCCAAAGAGTTTTGTCATGGCCTCCTACGAACCAAGGAAGAAAAAAAGGGCTGCTAAGGGAGGAAAGACCAAGAAAATCAAGCTGAACCTTCCCCTACCGATTTGCGCTGTCCCTCCAGAGCTTCTCTACCGTCGCGATGATGGGGGACCACCGCATTTCATGATTGAGAACTATCACCTAATTACAGACCCTAACCGCTTTGACCGGGACCATCCACCAGGGCACCCTGTAGAGGATGACTCAGCATGGTATGTAGATGATCCAGGGAAAGTCTACGTAAACATTAGTTACTGTGTTAAGACAGGGGATATTGCCTCCCTGAAACTAGCCTTTAGTCAGAAAGTCCCTGGTGATGTGAAAGACCAGTACTACAAGACTCCGCTCATGACTGCATGCGGAAGTGGGAACTACGAAGTGGCCAAGTTTCTACTCGACCGCGG GGCTGATGTAAATGCACGTGATCAGTTCAGCTGGACCCCACTACATCACGCTTGTCACGCCGGACAACTTGATATCATTGAACTGCTGGTGGAAGCCGGAGCTGCTGTGGACGCACCAGCTCTCAGTGGGGCCACACCTTTAATGAGGGCTATTGAGAGCTGTAGGCCCTGCTGTGTGGATTACCTCCTCAAGGCTGGAGCCACTGTCACTGTGGAGAACAAGACAG AGCAAAATTGCTTGGATATTGCCCGTGCTTACGCAGACCAGAGGATCGTGGAGTTGATCCAGGCTAAAATGAATAGCCTGTACAAAGCAAGGGACAAGAAGGACAAGGCTGCCAAACCACAGACCAGACCCAGACCACTAACCTCCATGTCCTCAAAGGAGAAG ACGTTTCAGTGCAGCCTGACGCCATCTTGA